In Candidatus Chlorohelix allophototropha, one DNA window encodes the following:
- a CDS encoding DUF302 domain-containing protein encodes MQNNAYGFGKKIPLPYLEAIEQTKAALKEQGFGILTEIDMKKTLKEKRGVDFRPYTILGACNPPLAHQAITAELDVGLLLPCNVIVYEDEGGSVVKIMDPEAIMKMSDIPALADMAKNAKTLLQKAIDSLPD; translated from the coding sequence ATGCAAAATAACGCTTACGGATTTGGCAAAAAAATTCCCTTACCCTATCTCGAAGCCATAGAACAAACCAAAGCAGCGCTTAAAGAGCAAGGCTTTGGGATATTAACTGAGATTGACATGAAAAAAACTCTTAAAGAAAAGCGGGGAGTTGATTTCCGACCCTATACAATTCTGGGCGCGTGTAACCCACCATTGGCGCACCAAGCGATTACCGCCGAACTTGATGTTGGCTTATTACTGCCCTGCAATGTAATTGTGTACGAAGATGAGGGTGGCAGTGTGGTAAAAATAATGGATCCAGAAGCCATCATGAAAATGTCAGATATTCCGGCGTTGGCAGATATGGCGAAAAATGCCAAAACTCTA